A segment of the Pedobacter faecalis genome:
TGTTCAGGCTGTCAATCAAAACACTGTCCACAATATTGTCCCGTACAGATGCAGCCCGCGCATACAGTCCATAGTTGAGCGTATTTTTCGTCGTCTGATCGGAATGGTTAAAATTAAACGACAATACACGTTCCACTGCCTGGTTGAGTGCTATATTACCTCTGCGCAGATAATACACATTGGAACTGTCGGTTAGCGGAGCCAGTTGTTCCAAAGAAGGCATGCGGACCACTGTGTTAAAATCCAGATTGTAGTTACGGTAATATTCTCCGTACTGATTATCACTATACTGCACCGAAGCATCCGGCATGAACTGGGTATAGTTGCGTTTAATGTTCTGGAAGGAGCGGACCGATTTAAACTGCTGACTGATCATTCGCTGCTTAGGTGAGAAAGATAAAGTCAGGTTTTCATAATATCTGTTTGAGAGATTTTTTGAGAACGTCTTTGATATCCGGATTCCGGGCGCCTGGTCGAACACATCCATTTGCACGTTATTACTCAGATAAGCGTTTTGCCGGTATGCATTGCTGATCGTGTCCATGTCGTCAACCCGGTCGTTGTCTGTGTTATGCTTCAGCTCTATATTGTTATAAGCGTTAAAATCAATCCCTGCCAATTGCGCCTTTCCAAAGATAAGCGACCGCAGACTGTTCAGCGTAAGCTGCATCCTGTGCGTAGTTTCGTTGAATTTACTGTCATATCTGCGGTTAAACTTCCTGTTGGCAGCCGGATCGGTCATCGACCGGAACTCCGTAAAATTCGTCCTGTCATCCTGATTGTCGATCACGTTTAAGCTATATCTGACATCAAAACCTTTAAACCGCTGGTCCCATTTATTATAGTTTTGCCCCAGCCGGAAATCTGCGGTCAGGTTAAAATCCATATTGTTAAAATTACTCAGGTTGCTGCTGTTGTTGGTACTCGTCATTACATCGTCGGCATTAAGCGCCGTGCGAAAAGTCTGATTGTTATTCTCCCCCTGGTTCCTGTTCAGGTTCTGGGAAACTTTAAAGCTCTTCGACTTTTTTACCCACTCGAATTCCGAATCGAACCGCTGACGCGTATTATCGCCTAAATTCGTGCCGATGCTTTCCTCCTTGATCCTGTCGGCATTAGGTAGCGTTGTCGTGGTGACTTGGTCTGAGTTATTGTCCCGTTCATTGTCGGTAAGAAAATAATTCGCTTTCAGGGTTTTCTTATTTTCCCAGGTGGGTTTTTCAATTAAATTATAGGTAAAGGCCATCCCACCGGATTTGCCGCGGTTAATGCCTGTTGCCCGGAAGTCGGGCTGATATTCCACATTGGTGCCCGTACCCTTAAATGTGCTGCTTTCCATAAGCGTATTTATGCTGTTCGCCTGCTTATTGATGTTGTTGCTTGTACCGATAATCGCCAGCTGCATTTTAGGCGTAAATATGTTAAAACTTGCATCACTTTCAAACCTGCGGTCTGTGCCGTAACCGCCCCCAAGCTTACCAAAATAGCCGATTTCTTTACCTTTCTTAAGTTTCAGGTTCATTTCCAGCGTCGAATCGAGCAGGTTTTTTTCATCTTTAAGCGTACTGTATACCTGTATCTTCTCCAGCGCGTCCTTAGAAATATTTTGCGTAGCGATCTTCGTATTACCGCCAAAGAAAGGCTTGCCGTTTACCAGAATATTCTTTACTTCCCGACCATTCACGGTAACCTGTCCGTCGCCCCAAAGCACAATATTCGGAATCTTTCTGAGTAGGTCTTCCACCACGGCATTACTGTCGAGTTTAAACGCTGCAGCGTTAAACTCCAGGGTATCACCATTCATACTGATGGGAGGGACGGTAATGACAATATCTTTAAGCATAACGTCCCGCGACTGTACCACAAGCGTTTTCAGATCAATTTCCCCTTTGTCGGCCGGAATCACAAACGTCTTCCTAAAAGGATTATACCCCACGTAACTTACATCTAACCTAAGCTGGATGCCGACCGGAAGGGTCTTAAACACAAACTCCCCATAATTGTTGGTGATCTGGTAATTGAGTAGAGAGCTATCAGCCGCCCTATAGACCGATACGGTAGCGGAGCGGAGTACATAATTCTGTGTCGTATCTTTCACCAGACCCTTCGCTATGCCTTTATGGCCAGAAGTAGTTTGCTGTGCTTGACTGTGAAACGGTACAGACAGTACCAGCAACAGCATCGCCGCTGCAAGTTTAATGAGGTTTGTAGTCATCATGAGGCGTTAATTTTTCTTGGGTTTCAGGCGTATTAATACCGGATTGCTTTTCTTGTTTTCTGATTTAAAATAGCTAACCAGTTTAGGCGGATAGGTGGCATTTTTGCCTGCACTTTGCTCTTTGAAACTAAACATCGCGAGCGAGGAATAACTGGTATACAAATACGTCCCGTCGTATTTATGAAATCCCCGGTTAGAGAAATCCCAGCCGCTTCCTGCATCATTAACGGGAAGGAAATGCGACAGAGAATCCGGTTCCAGATTGCCAAGAGAGATCAGGTCAGCGTTATCAAGGTTATATACAAAGGCAAATTTCTTTTCCCTCGAGCCTCCCCAGCTGTGTGTCTTAAAATAAAGGTTATTTCCAAATTTATAGGTTCCGCTCAAAGCGTAGATCGCATCACGGTTGGCATCGAAATACTCCTGTCTTTTCCCCTTGTACACGGGGTTCGACAGGAAGTCTGCCGGCAACGTGTTTGCCGCCGGAAAAATAATGCGGTAGGCAAGAGAAAGTTTCTTAGGAGTCAGCTTGTAAATATTAGTTTTATAATACGTCAGAAAAAACAACTCATCCTGAACGCGATAGTCATAAACACCACCGTGGCCAAAGAACTGATCATTCTCATAGCGTTTTACGTCGAAAGGGAGATAAGTTGCTACCGGGACCGTATCTCTGAGTACGGCCAGCTCATAGTAGGTGCTGTCTTTGGTCTTGTTATCCCGAAAACCCTGCTGAACCTGATCTCCATTGGAGAAAGTATATTCGCCCCGGTATTTGTTATCCTTGTGGAGTACCTTTTTAACAAGCTTTCCTTTAGTATCAAAAAAGATAGCGTACTTTCTGGATTGAATCTGAATGAGTGATCTGTCGCCCTCTTTCCTAAGCTGGAAACCCCAAAAGTTCTGAGGTTCCTTTTCATTTTCTTCTTTAGGCAAACTGCTTGCGTTAATCCTGCCCTGGAACTTGCCGTCTCTGTTAAATATAAAGACACCTCTGGTATCGTAATCGAAGATCACATAGCAACTGTCTGTCAGATCAAATTCTGCGATTGATCCAAAAAGACTCTCTTTAGTTGTCTCCAGCGGTATAAACTCTACTTCGTCGAATATTTGCGATACGGCTGCTCCGCGGGCACTTTGCGGATCAATACGTAGCGTTTTCATTTCTGAGCTGTCTATTTTGCTTTCCTGCGCATGGCCCGAATGGCAAAACAATACAAAGACAAGCATACCGAGCAGGGGGTAGATGAGCGTTGTTTTAAACATACTGATGGTTATATTGGTCCCCTAAAGATAAATCAAAAAGCCTTAAACAAAAGAGGTTTAACAAAAAATAACGTTTAGTTTCTGAAGTTTTGGGTGATCATCAGACCGTATATCCCGCCCTGCAGCACCCCAATGCCCACCCGACCGAATGCCGGCCTGAGAATATTAGCACGATGACCGGGCGATTTCATCAGGCCTTCATGGGCAATCTTCAGCGTAGGTGCTAAAGCCAGGTTTTCACCGGCGGTGAGGTAAAGAATCCCCTCACGGTCGATACGCTGAAAAGGCGTAGTGCCCTCGGGTGCGATATGCGAGAAGTATCCGCGGGCAAACATATCCGCAGAATGCTTACGCGCTACAACGCGCAAGGCGGTATCGGCCTTGAATGGCTTTAAGCCCTCTTTTGCACGTTCCTGGTTGACCAGCTCCAGCATTTCAGCCTCCAGATCCGGCCGGGTAGAAGGCTTGTTCACTTTAAACGGAAGGTCAATACTTTCCTCCTTATTCACCGCGGCGTTATTGGCCGGAACGATCTTCTGAAAGAAATCGGTGAACACAGGCGCCAGTTTGTCTTTAGCCCAACTGGCGCGGTCGAGCACCCAATCGTTTAACTTGCTCTCGTTGCTTTGGCCCGACAGCCGGCTGGTCAGCGGCATCAGCATAAACAAAGCCGACAAGAAAAGCATCCACAAAAAGCCGTTGATCACGCCCGGAACCACGCCAAGAATCCTGTTCAGCAAGTGCCCATGCCAGTGCCGGTCGATGCCCGCAAGTACATATTCCACCGCGCGCTCCAGCAACAAGCGGGCTACAATAAGTGTCACGAGAAATGCCACAGGGGCAGCCCATACCCCGAGGGAGGGCACAACTGCATTGAGCAGGTTAAGCAACAGTCCGTAGCCAAACAATGCAAGCGCCAGACTACCCAGCCAGCACACCAGTTCGGCGGCCGACAATATAAAGCCTCGCTGCACGGCCGAAAGGATAGACAGCAGCAGAATAATGATCAGTATAAAGTCGAGCCAGTTCAATTACTTCCCCCTTTGAGATAAATCAATTTTGTTAATTTTGCTTCATAAATAACACCGCCCTGAGCGCATATGTTTAATGATTTGCGAAACGATCTGAGATTAAAAATGTTATCACTGAAATGGAAAGTGTAAAAATACAGGTTATTGGCTGCGGAGACGCTTTTGGCAGTGGAGGCAGGCTTAATACCTGCTTTTTCGTAGCCGCGCACAATACCAGATTTCTGGTCGACTGCGGCGCAAGCAGTCTGCCCGCCCTGAAACGTGCAGGCATAGCCATCGAAGAGATTGATACCATTGTAATCACTCATTTTCATGGCGATCATTATGGTGGTGTACCCTTCGTTATCCTCGATGCGGCTACCGCAAAGCGCAGTCGCCCCCTCAACATCATCACACCCCCCGGCGGCAGGGAGCGCATCAGCGCACTGACTGATCTGCTGTATCCTGGCAGCAAGCCCATTGAAAAAATAACGGTCAACTTTATTGAATACGAGCAGCATAAACCCCTGCTGGCGGCCAACCTATCTATCGTGGCTTTCCCGGTGATACATAGTGAGGAAGCTCTGCCGCATGGGCTGCGCATCAGAACGGGCAACCGCATTCTGAGCTTTTCGGGTGATACCTCCTGGACAGATGAACTGATTCCGCTTAGCGCCGATGCAGATCTGTTCATTTGCGAGTGCAACTTCTATCAAACCCAGGTAAAGGGTCACCTAAGCTATATTGAGCTTGAAAGCCGACTTAGTCAGCTGACCTGTAAAAGATTACTTCTCAATCACTTCGATCATGAAATGCTGTCCAACATGCAGTATGTAAAACCAGAATGCGCCACGGATGGTTTAGTAGTGCACATCTAAATTGCAGTAGCCTTGGGACATCGTTTGAAAAGTGCTGGAATTTTACTGTACAGAAAAGGTAGTGCGGGACCACAATTTCTGCTTGCACATCCGGGCGGGCCATTCTTTCGAAATAAGGACGCTGGGGTGTGGACCATCCCGAAGGGCGAACCCAGTGAAGGCGAGGGGCTGTTCGACGCAGCCGTAAGAGAATTTGAGGAGGAGACGGGGCACAAGCCTGCGGGCGACTTTATTGCCCTGCAGCCCATTGTGCAGAAAGCCGGCAAGGAAGTGCATGCCTGGGCAGTGGAGGGCGATTTTGATCCGGATCACCTGCGCTGCAATACATTTGAGATGGAGTGGCCACCCAGGTCGGGCAAGATGGAGGCCTTTGAGGAGGTCGACAAAGTGGCTTGGTTCGGCTATGCAGAGGCCTGTGAAAAGATCAACGAAAAGCAGCGGGGCTTGCTCACCGAACTTCTTGCCGTACTGCAAAACCAAGGCGCAAACAAAACTTAATGCCTGAAAGGGTTGTTTAGCTAGAAAACACAAGCTATGAACAACTTTTTCAGAGGTATTATTGCTGCCTGGGGCGCCAGGAAACTGGGCGGAGGCTGTCTATCTACCATCATCATATTTGCGCTCATCTGGACCCTGCTGGGCAAATGCAACCAGGG
Coding sequences within it:
- a CDS encoding CvpA family protein translates to MNWLDFILIIILLLSILSAVQRGFILSAAELVCWLGSLALALFGYGLLLNLLNAVVPSLGVWAAPVAFLVTLIVARLLLERAVEYVLAGIDRHWHGHLLNRILGVVPGVINGFLWMLFLSALFMLMPLTSRLSGQSNESKLNDWVLDRASWAKDKLAPVFTDFFQKIVPANNAAVNKEESIDLPFKVNKPSTRPDLEAEMLELVNQERAKEGLKPFKADTALRVVARKHSADMFARGYFSHIAPEGTTPFQRIDREGILYLTAGENLALAPTLKIAHEGLMKSPGHRANILRPAFGRVGIGVLQGGIYGLMITQNFRN
- a CDS encoding NUDIX domain-containing protein, which gives rise to MKSAGILLYRKGSAGPQFLLAHPGGPFFRNKDAGVWTIPKGEPSEGEGLFDAAVREFEEETGHKPAGDFIALQPIVQKAGKEVHAWAVEGDFDPDHLRCNTFEMEWPPRSGKMEAFEEVDKVAWFGYAEACEKINEKQRGLLTELLAVLQNQGANKT
- a CDS encoding 6-bladed beta-propeller; its protein translation is MFKTTLIYPLLGMLVFVLFCHSGHAQESKIDSSEMKTLRIDPQSARGAAVSQIFDEVEFIPLETTKESLFGSIAEFDLTDSCYVIFDYDTRGVFIFNRDGKFQGRINASSLPKEENEKEPQNFWGFQLRKEGDRSLIQIQSRKYAIFFDTKGKLVKKVLHKDNKYRGEYTFSNGDQVQQGFRDNKTKDSTYYELAVLRDTVPVATYLPFDVKRYENDQFFGHGGVYDYRVQDELFFLTYYKTNIYKLTPKKLSLAYRIIFPAANTLPADFLSNPVYKGKRQEYFDANRDAIYALSGTYKFGNNLYFKTHSWGGSREKKFAFVYNLDNADLISLGNLEPDSLSHFLPVNDAGSGWDFSNRGFHKYDGTYLYTSYSSLAMFSFKEQSAGKNATYPPKLVSYFKSENKKSNPVLIRLKPKKN
- a CDS encoding MBL fold metallo-hydrolase, whose amino-acid sequence is MESVKIQVIGCGDAFGSGGRLNTCFFVAAHNTRFLVDCGASSLPALKRAGIAIEEIDTIVITHFHGDHYGGVPFVILDAATAKRSRPLNIITPPGGRERISALTDLLYPGSKPIEKITVNFIEYEQHKPLLAANLSIVAFPVIHSEEALPHGLRIRTGNRILSFSGDTSWTDELIPLSADADLFICECNFYQTQVKGHLSYIELESRLSQLTCKRLLLNHFDHEMLSNMQYVKPECATDGLVVHI